The following proteins come from a genomic window of Daphnia carinata strain CSIRO-1 chromosome 6, CSIRO_AGI_Dcar_HiC_V3, whole genome shotgun sequence:
- the LOC130690603 gene encoding diacylglycerol kinase delta-like isoform X2 yields the protein MAANEAAISTKPVSAAGDDSSESDGETEPAKSFHRRFSTNKNIKSSVCTREGFLMKQTSSFQRWRRRYFKLKGRTLYYAKDTKSVIFDEISLPDLSVAECSTKNANHSFQVITPFRSLVLCAESRREMEEWITALKAAANKEYYDSADHHDFLSGRHNWYATSHARPTYCNVCREALSGVTSHGLSCEVCKFKSHKRCAVKAINNCKWTTLASVGKDIIEDDEGNIAMPHQWMEGNLPVSAKCSVCDKTCGSVLRLQDWRCLWCRAMVHTACRPQYPVRCPLGPCRVSIVPPTALHSVGTDEAWDAVRPQGCSPLFVFVNSKSGDNQGVKFLRRFKQLLNPAQVFDLMNGGPGLGLRLFRHFDPFRILICSGDGSIGWVLSEIDKLHMDKQCQIGVLPLGTGNDLARVIGWGSVCDDDAHLPQLLERYEKASVKMLDRWSIFTSERSMPLPRKVVLPYEPITAFEDSIVNHLGKILQSDEHTIVISSAKILCETIKEFIGKMAGLHAADDNASSLASGDESIAHKCRVLNEKLDQLLGTLHEEASPLHVGTQRSSVDEEESPDNVESSEHPEIMKSSKEAKESRNEGRAARQKGARKVRAKFNQREALMSRANSLKKAVRQIIEHAERALDEQNGIVPSRSMHSTSASQTSGMVSGGSDIKLIVTHPNDSPVSNEEKMMKQTSSAAAAKSAAMPMALLQLYSAIGGGAGDSSSEPSPCPSPIPMAPSLTTNFPLLPTSPIRYPNPPVFYRMATPPNTQPQRPRSSSSSPRPPSAGRSCYVAHQESAESEGDEDRSAMLSLQAKLNAISPVPDASETRTSCEFDFSALALPVPLEFADTDSLQDVPIDVFDEDTEGRDNVPSVELDEEPAEVEVKPILRPPQQVNISVVVEPPSSEDSSQARPAKDEVDNSRQAEAAEAAVETEDEDEQEAQETAAIARLGERVVEGAEEPVAERTNAAAAARASRRISSGSTLLASATASIDSAAGTACGASVHASLASILSSVDGHQQPRPPSPDELTADGHQHCGKEREATHCGSAATKKRKMPIINPLVTLPMWPNVETGGLISKVLLANADALCAAVSPLMDVEEDPAEMMDEKCVMNSYFGIGIDAKITLDFHMKREEHPEKCRSRARNYMWYGVLGSKEWLQKTYKNLEQRVLLECDGTRIPLPSLQGIVVLNIPSFMGGTNFWGGNKEDDCFIAPSFDDRVLEVVAVFGSVQMAASRIINLQHHRIAQCHSVKITILGDEGVPVQVDGEAWLQPPGLIRIVHKNRMQMLCRNRALERSLEAWQEKQQRYQLVAGHKMLHGTSLSDDENHVLITFLEATTALVRYVRLLAISQPDLDQELYSLATQASTMLDKMHPGGKIIEGPSLRLHLTDLVNIVRQLHLETDHFLKERAALYNLRPNQEKKLSSSLSHVVCELRKCTDINGLVHFITSEEMSEKKSRAVKSSGGGGGGGAGSNSGGGGGGSNSSGGGSSLFRLKFRRPAESRSRSTSQGHRHNEMGSSDSAVNASEVGTGGRPTNTSSSSVDLSLNVHLWGNDEVAVWLESLQLEEYRDDFIRHDIRGSELLTLERRDLKELGIHKVGHIKRIQQAILEIKENARLSHQSS from the exons ATGGCGGCAAATGAAGCTGCCATCTCAACCAAGCCAGTCTCAGCAGCGGGTGATGACTCCTCTGAAAGCGATGGAGAGACTGAGCCAGCCAAATCCTTCCATCGTAGGTTCTCCACCAACAAGAACATCAAGTCTTCG GTCTGCACGCGTGAGGGATTCCTCATGAAGCAGACGTCATCATTCCAGCGATGGCGGAGACGCTACTTCAAGCTCAAAGGGCGGACTCTTTACTATGCAAAAGATACCAAG TCTGTGATCTTTGACGAGATCAGCCTTCCTGATCTGAGCGTGGCCGAGTGCAGCACCAAGAACGCCAACCATAGCTtccag GTCATCACTCCGTTTCGGTCGCTGGTCCTGTGCGCCGAATCCCGGCGCGAAATGGAGGAATGGATCACGGCGCTCAAGGCGGCCGCCAACAAGGAATATTACGAT AGCGCCGATCATCACGATTTCTTATCGGGGAGGCATAATTGGTACGCGACGTCGCACGCCAGGCCGACTTATTGCAACGTCTGCCGCGAAGCTCTTTCTG GAGTTACGTCGCACGGGCTCAGCTGCGAAGTCTGCAAGTTCAAGTCGCACAAGAGGTGCGCCGTCAAAGCCATCAACAACTGCAAGTGGACGACGTTGGCCAGCGTCGGCAAGGACATCATCGAAGATGACGAAGGC aATATTGCCATGCCACATCAATGGATGGAGGGCAATTTGCCCGTCTCGGCTAAATGTTCCGTGTGCGACAAAACGTGCGGATCGGTGCTCAG ATTGCAAGATTGGCGCTGCCTGTGGTGCCGGGCTATGGTTCACACGGCCTGCCGCCCACAATACCCCGTCCGATGCCCGTTGGGTCCCTGCCGAGTTAGTATCGTCCCGCCCACGGCTCTTCACAGCGTCG GAACGGACGAGGCTTGGGATGCCGTCCGTCCGCAGGGTTGCAGTCCTCTGTTCGTCTTTGTCAATTCGAAATCGGGCGACAACCAAGGCGTCAAGTTCCTGCGACGCTTCAAGCAGCTCCTCAATCCGGCTCAAGTGTTTGATCTGATGAACGGCGGGCCCGGCCTTGG ATTGAGGTTATTCCGGCACTTTGATCCCTTTCGGATCCTCATCTGCAGTGGCGACGGATCCATCGGCTGGGTCCTCTCCGAGATCGACAAACTCCATATGGAT AAACAATGCCAGATTGGAGTGCTGCCATTGGGGACGGGCAACGATCTGGCGCGCGTCATCGGATGGGGAAGCGTCTGCGACGACGACGCTCATCTCCCTCAGTTGCTGGAACGATACGAAAAAGCCTCTGTCAAAATGCTCGATAG GTGGAGCATTTTCACGTCGGAGCGGAGTATGCCTTTACCTCGCAAAGTCGTCCTGCCTTACGAGCCCATCACCGCCTTCGAGGATTCCATCGTCAATCACCTGGGCAAGATTTTGCAATCGGACGAGCACACGATCGTCATCTCCTCCGCAAA AATCCTGTGCGAGACGATCAAAGAATTTATTGGCAAAATGGCCGGCCTTCACGCGGCCGATGACAACGCGTCTTCGTTGGCAAGTGGTGATGAATCCATCGCCCACAAGTGTCGCGTGCTCAATGAGAAGCTGGACCAACTTCTCGGCACGTTGCACGAAGAAGCTTCTCCCTTGCACGTTGGCACACAACGTTCCAGTGTCGACGAAGAGGAATCCCCCGATAACGTCGAATCTTCT GAACATCCGGAGATTATGAAAAGCTCCAAAGAAGCCAAAGAATCGCGAAACGAAGGCCGGGCCGCCCGGCAGAAAGGAGCGCGTAAAGTG AGAGCCAAGTTCAACCAAAGAGAGGCGTTGATGTCGAGGGCCAACAGCTTGAAAAAAGCCGTCCGGCAGATCATCGAGCACGCGGAACGGGCCCTGGACGAGCAGAACGGGATCGTCCCGTCCCGTTCGATGCACTCGACCAGCGCGAGTCAAACGTCCGGCATGGTCAGTGGCGGAAGCGACATCAAATTGATTGTTACCCATCCGAACGATTCGCCCGTCTCCAACGAGGAGaagatgatgaaacaaacgtCCAGCGCGGCGGCCGCCAAGTCCGCCGCTATGCCCATGGCCCTTTTGCAATTGTACAGCGCCATCGGTGGCGGAGCCGGAGATTCGTCCAGCGAGCCGTCTCCCTGTCCGTCTCCGATTCCCATGGCACCGTCTCTGACCACCAATTTCCCTCTTTTGCCCACGTCGCCCATCCGCTATCCCAACCCGCCCGTCTTCTACCGGATGGCCACGCCTCCCAACACTCAGCCTCAAAGGCCGCGCAGCAGCTCGTCCTCGCCTCGGCCACCTTCTGCCGGCCGGAGTTGCTACGTGGCCCATCAGGAATCGGCCGAAAGTGAAGGCGACGAAGACCGTTCGGCCATGTTGAGCCTTCAAGCGAAATTGAACGCCATTTCACCCGTGCCGGACGCGTCGGAAACGCGGACGTCCTGCGAGTTTGATTTCTCGGCTCTGGCCCTGCCCGTTCCGCTCGAATTTGCTGATACGGACAGTTTGCAGGACGTGCCCATCGATGTCTTTGACGAAGACACTGAAGGCCGCGACAACGTGCCCA GTGTGGAACTCGATGAGGAGCCGGCCGAAGTGGAAGTGAAGCCCATCTTACGGCCTCCGCAGCAAGTCAACATAAGCGTGGTGGTCGAACCGCCTTCGAGCGAGGACAGCAGTCAGGCGAGGCCGGCCAAAGACGAGGTGGACAATAGCCGTCAAGCGGAAGCAGCGGAAGCGGCTGTCGAAACGGAAGACGAAGACGAACAAGAAGCTCAGGAAACAGCGGCCATTGCGCGATTGGGCGAACGGGTCGTCGAAGGCGCCGAAGAGCCCGTGGCCGAACGGACCAATGCGGCTGCCGCAGCACGAG CTTCGCGGAGGATATCCAGCGGCTCGACCTTGTTGGCCTCGGCCACGGCGTCCATCGATTCGGCGGCCGGAACGGCGTGCGGCGCGTCGGTGCACGCCTCGTTGGCGTCCATCTTGTCGTCCGTGGACGGCCATCAGCAGCCACGGCCTCCCAGTCCGGACGAGTTGACGGCCGACGGGCATCAGCATTGCGGCAAGGAGAGGGAAGCCACTCATTGCGGCAGCGCTGCCACCAAGAAGCGCAAAATGCCCATCATCAATCCACTCGTTACCCTTCCTATGTGGCCTA ACGTGGAAACGGGCGGCCTTATTAGCAAAGTTTTGCTGGCCAACGCGGACGCCCTCTGCGCTGCCGTCTCTCCCCTGATGGATGTGGAAGAGGATCCCGC TGAGATGATGGACGAAAAATGCGTCATGAATTCTTATTTCGGCATCGGGATCGACGCCAAAATTACGCTGGATTTCCATATGAAGCGCGAGGAGCATCCGGAAAAGTGCCGCTCCAGGGCACGCAATTACATGTGGTATGGCGTCTTGGGCAGCAAAGAATGGCTCCAG AAAACGTACAAGAATTTGGAGCAGCGGGTCCTCTTGGAATGCGACGGGACGCGGATTCCTTTGCCCAGCTTGCAGGGCATCGTCGTTCTCAACATCCCGAG TTTTATGGGCGGCACCAATTTTTGGGGTGGAAACAAAGAAGACGACTGTTTCATCGCCCCCAGTTTCGACGACCGCGTCCTGGAAGTCGTCGCCGTTTTCGGGTCCGTTCAAATGGCCGCCTCGCGAATCATCAACCTCCAACACCACCGGATCGCTCAGTGCCACTCTGTCAAGATCACCATTTTAGGAGACGAAGGCGTCCCCGTCCAGGTTGACGGCGAAGCTTGGCTCCAACCTCCCGGTCTCATCCGCATCGTCCACAAGAACCGCATGCAAATGCTCTGTCGCAACCGG GCTCTGGAACGATCGTTGGAGGCGTGGCAAGAGAAACAACAGCGATATCAGTTGGTTGCTGGCCATAAAATGTTACACGGTACGTCGCTTAGCGACGATGAAAATCACGTGCTCATTACGTTCCTGGAAGCTACGACGGCTCTAGTCAG GTACGTTCGGTTGCTGGCCATCAGCCAACCGGATTTGGATCAAGAGCTGTACAGCCTGGCTACCCAAGCGTCCACCATGCTCGACAAGATGCATCCGGGAGGCAAAATCATCGAAGGA CCGAGTTTACGTCTTCATCTGACCGACTTGGTCAACATCGTCCGCCAACTTCACCTGGAAACGGATCATTTCTTGAAAGAGAGGGCTGCCCTCTAC AACTTGCGGCCGAACCAGGAGAAGAAATTATCGTCGTCACTATCGCACGTGGTCTGCGAGCTGCGCAAATGCACCGACATCAACGGCCTTGTGCACTTTATCACGTCCGAAGAA aTGTCGGAAAAGAAATCCCGTGCCGTCAAATctagtggtggtggtggtggtggtggagcCGGAAGTAATagtggaggtggtggtggtggtagtAATAGTAGTGGTGGAGGTAGTAGCTTATTCCGATTGAAATTCCGCCGACCGGCCGAATCGCGTTCCCGTTCGACCAGCCAAGGACATCGCCACAACGAAATGGGATCGTCCGATAGCGCAGTCAACGCTAGCGAGGTCGGCACTGGGGGGCGTCCGACCAACACGTCGTCATCGTCCGTCGACCTCAGCCTCAACGTCCACCTTTGGGGCAACGACGAAGTGGCCGTCTGGCTGGAATCGCTCCAGCTGGAAGAGTACCGCGACGATTTCATCCGGCACGACATCCGCGGCTCCGAGTTGCTCACCTTGGAGCGACGCGACCTCAAAGAGCTGGGCATCCACAAAGTCGGGCACATCAAGCGCATCCAGCAGGCCATCCTGGAAATCAAGGAGAATGCTCGTCTATCTCATCAGTCCTCTTAA
- the LOC130690603 gene encoding diacylglycerol kinase eta-like isoform X3 — protein sequence MEEWITALKAAANKEYYDSADHHDFLSGRHNWYATSHARPTYCNVCREALSGVTSHGLSCEVCKFKSHKRCAVKAINNCKWTTLASVGKDIIEDDEGNIAMPHQWMEGNLPVSAKCSVCDKTCGSVLRLQDWRCLWCRAMVHTACRPQYPVRCPLGPCRVSIVPPTALHSVGTDEAWDAVRPQGCSPLFVFVNSKSGDNQGVKFLRRFKQLLNPAQVFDLMNGGPGLGLRLFRHFDPFRILICSGDGSIGWVLSEIDKLHMDKQCQIGVLPLGTGNDLARVIGWGSVCDDDAHLPQLLERYEKASVKMLDRWSIFTSERSMPLPRKVVLPYEPITAFEDSIVNHLGKILQSDEHTIVISSAKILCETIKEFIGKMAGLHAADDNASSLASGDESIAHKCRVLNEKLDQLLGTLHEEASPLHVGTQRSSVDEEESPDNVESSEHPEIMKSSKEAKESRNEGRAARQKGARKVRAKFNQREALMSRANSLKKAVRQIIEHAERALDEQNGIVPSRSMHSTSASQTSGMVSGGSDIKLIVTHPNDSPVSNEEKMMKQTSSAAAAKSAAMPMALLQLYSAIGGGAGDSSSEPSPCPSPIPMAPSLTTNFPLLPTSPIRYPNPPVFYRMATPPNTQPQRPRSSSSSPRPPSAGRSCYVAHQESAESEGDEDRSAMLSLQAKLNAISPVPDASETRTSCEFDFSALALPVPLEFADTDSLQDVPIDVFDEDTEGRDNVPSVELDEEPAEVEVKPILRPPQQVNISVVVEPPSSEDSSQARPAKDEVDNSRQAEAAEAAVETEDEDEQEAQETAAIARLGERVVEGAEEPVAERTNAAAAARADIRARRHAQTTFLTTLPPYPVTYRSPTPTSRLTPTPPSISVCRQHEPTTVSRPATRATASGDEASSRLLTVPVSPATSSTTLQPSPTASRRISSGSTLLASATASIDSAAGTACGASVHASLASILSSVDGHQQPRPPSPDELTADGHQHCGKEREATHCGSAATKKRKMPIINPLVTLPMWPNVETGGLISKVLLANADALCAAVSPLMDVEEDPAEMMDEKCVMNSYFGIGIDAKITLDFHMKREEHPEKCRSRARNYMWYGVLGSKEWLQKTYKNLEQRVLLECDGTRIPLPSLQGIVVLNIPSFMGGTNFWGGNKEDDCFIAPSFDDRVLEVVAVFGSVQMAASRIINLQHHRIAQCHSVKITILGDEGVPVQVDGEAWLQPPGLIRIVHKNRMQMLCRNRALERSLEAWQEKQQRYQLVAGHKMLHGTSLSDDENHVLITFLEATTALVRYVRLLAISQPDLDQELYSLATQASTMLDKMHPGGKIIEGPSLRLHLTDLVNIVRQLHLETDHFLKERAALYNLRPNQEKKLSSSLSHVVCELRKCTDINGLVHFITSEEMSEKKSRAVKSSGGGGGGGAGSNSGGGGGGSNSSGGGSSLFRLKFRRPAESRSRSTSQGHRHNEMGSSDSAVNASEVGTGGRPTNTSSSSVDLSLNVHLWGNDEVAVWLESLQLEEYRDDFIRHDIRGSELLTLERRDLKELGIHKVGHIKRIQQAILEIKENARLSHQSS from the exons ATGGAGGAATGGATCACGGCGCTCAAGGCGGCCGCCAACAAGGAATATTACGAT AGCGCCGATCATCACGATTTCTTATCGGGGAGGCATAATTGGTACGCGACGTCGCACGCCAGGCCGACTTATTGCAACGTCTGCCGCGAAGCTCTTTCTG GAGTTACGTCGCACGGGCTCAGCTGCGAAGTCTGCAAGTTCAAGTCGCACAAGAGGTGCGCCGTCAAAGCCATCAACAACTGCAAGTGGACGACGTTGGCCAGCGTCGGCAAGGACATCATCGAAGATGACGAAGGC aATATTGCCATGCCACATCAATGGATGGAGGGCAATTTGCCCGTCTCGGCTAAATGTTCCGTGTGCGACAAAACGTGCGGATCGGTGCTCAG ATTGCAAGATTGGCGCTGCCTGTGGTGCCGGGCTATGGTTCACACGGCCTGCCGCCCACAATACCCCGTCCGATGCCCGTTGGGTCCCTGCCGAGTTAGTATCGTCCCGCCCACGGCTCTTCACAGCGTCG GAACGGACGAGGCTTGGGATGCCGTCCGTCCGCAGGGTTGCAGTCCTCTGTTCGTCTTTGTCAATTCGAAATCGGGCGACAACCAAGGCGTCAAGTTCCTGCGACGCTTCAAGCAGCTCCTCAATCCGGCTCAAGTGTTTGATCTGATGAACGGCGGGCCCGGCCTTGG ATTGAGGTTATTCCGGCACTTTGATCCCTTTCGGATCCTCATCTGCAGTGGCGACGGATCCATCGGCTGGGTCCTCTCCGAGATCGACAAACTCCATATGGAT AAACAATGCCAGATTGGAGTGCTGCCATTGGGGACGGGCAACGATCTGGCGCGCGTCATCGGATGGGGAAGCGTCTGCGACGACGACGCTCATCTCCCTCAGTTGCTGGAACGATACGAAAAAGCCTCTGTCAAAATGCTCGATAG GTGGAGCATTTTCACGTCGGAGCGGAGTATGCCTTTACCTCGCAAAGTCGTCCTGCCTTACGAGCCCATCACCGCCTTCGAGGATTCCATCGTCAATCACCTGGGCAAGATTTTGCAATCGGACGAGCACACGATCGTCATCTCCTCCGCAAA AATCCTGTGCGAGACGATCAAAGAATTTATTGGCAAAATGGCCGGCCTTCACGCGGCCGATGACAACGCGTCTTCGTTGGCAAGTGGTGATGAATCCATCGCCCACAAGTGTCGCGTGCTCAATGAGAAGCTGGACCAACTTCTCGGCACGTTGCACGAAGAAGCTTCTCCCTTGCACGTTGGCACACAACGTTCCAGTGTCGACGAAGAGGAATCCCCCGATAACGTCGAATCTTCT GAACATCCGGAGATTATGAAAAGCTCCAAAGAAGCCAAAGAATCGCGAAACGAAGGCCGGGCCGCCCGGCAGAAAGGAGCGCGTAAAGTG AGAGCCAAGTTCAACCAAAGAGAGGCGTTGATGTCGAGGGCCAACAGCTTGAAAAAAGCCGTCCGGCAGATCATCGAGCACGCGGAACGGGCCCTGGACGAGCAGAACGGGATCGTCCCGTCCCGTTCGATGCACTCGACCAGCGCGAGTCAAACGTCCGGCATGGTCAGTGGCGGAAGCGACATCAAATTGATTGTTACCCATCCGAACGATTCGCCCGTCTCCAACGAGGAGaagatgatgaaacaaacgtCCAGCGCGGCGGCCGCCAAGTCCGCCGCTATGCCCATGGCCCTTTTGCAATTGTACAGCGCCATCGGTGGCGGAGCCGGAGATTCGTCCAGCGAGCCGTCTCCCTGTCCGTCTCCGATTCCCATGGCACCGTCTCTGACCACCAATTTCCCTCTTTTGCCCACGTCGCCCATCCGCTATCCCAACCCGCCCGTCTTCTACCGGATGGCCACGCCTCCCAACACTCAGCCTCAAAGGCCGCGCAGCAGCTCGTCCTCGCCTCGGCCACCTTCTGCCGGCCGGAGTTGCTACGTGGCCCATCAGGAATCGGCCGAAAGTGAAGGCGACGAAGACCGTTCGGCCATGTTGAGCCTTCAAGCGAAATTGAACGCCATTTCACCCGTGCCGGACGCGTCGGAAACGCGGACGTCCTGCGAGTTTGATTTCTCGGCTCTGGCCCTGCCCGTTCCGCTCGAATTTGCTGATACGGACAGTTTGCAGGACGTGCCCATCGATGTCTTTGACGAAGACACTGAAGGCCGCGACAACGTGCCCA GTGTGGAACTCGATGAGGAGCCGGCCGAAGTGGAAGTGAAGCCCATCTTACGGCCTCCGCAGCAAGTCAACATAAGCGTGGTGGTCGAACCGCCTTCGAGCGAGGACAGCAGTCAGGCGAGGCCGGCCAAAGACGAGGTGGACAATAGCCGTCAAGCGGAAGCAGCGGAAGCGGCTGTCGAAACGGAAGACGAAGACGAACAAGAAGCTCAGGAAACAGCGGCCATTGCGCGATTGGGCGAACGGGTCGTCGAAGGCGCCGAAGAGCCCGTGGCCGAACGGACCAATGCGGCTGCCGCAGCACGAG CGGACATACGTGCTAGGAGGCATGCACAGACCACCTTTCTTACCACTTTACCACCGTACCCGGTCACCTATCGCTCACCTACACCCACTAGTAGACTCACGCCGACACCACCGAGCATATCGGTGTGTCGCCAGCACGAACCGACGACCGTTTCACGGCCAGCGACACGGGCCACGGCCAGCGGCGATGAAGCGAGTAGTCGCCTGCTCACCGTGCCCGTGTCGCCGGCCACGTCGTCAACAACACTTCAACCTTCTCCAACAGCTTCGCGGAGGATATCCAGCGGCTCGACCTTGTTGGCCTCGGCCACGGCGTCCATCGATTCGGCGGCCGGAACGGCGTGCGGCGCGTCGGTGCACGCCTCGTTGGCGTCCATCTTGTCGTCCGTGGACGGCCATCAGCAGCCACGGCCTCCCAGTCCGGACGAGTTGACGGCCGACGGGCATCAGCATTGCGGCAAGGAGAGGGAAGCCACTCATTGCGGCAGCGCTGCCACCAAGAAGCGCAAAATGCCCATCATCAATCCACTCGTTACCCTTCCTATGTGGCCTA ACGTGGAAACGGGCGGCCTTATTAGCAAAGTTTTGCTGGCCAACGCGGACGCCCTCTGCGCTGCCGTCTCTCCCCTGATGGATGTGGAAGAGGATCCCGC TGAGATGATGGACGAAAAATGCGTCATGAATTCTTATTTCGGCATCGGGATCGACGCCAAAATTACGCTGGATTTCCATATGAAGCGCGAGGAGCATCCGGAAAAGTGCCGCTCCAGGGCACGCAATTACATGTGGTATGGCGTCTTGGGCAGCAAAGAATGGCTCCAG AAAACGTACAAGAATTTGGAGCAGCGGGTCCTCTTGGAATGCGACGGGACGCGGATTCCTTTGCCCAGCTTGCAGGGCATCGTCGTTCTCAACATCCCGAG TTTTATGGGCGGCACCAATTTTTGGGGTGGAAACAAAGAAGACGACTGTTTCATCGCCCCCAGTTTCGACGACCGCGTCCTGGAAGTCGTCGCCGTTTTCGGGTCCGTTCAAATGGCCGCCTCGCGAATCATCAACCTCCAACACCACCGGATCGCTCAGTGCCACTCTGTCAAGATCACCATTTTAGGAGACGAAGGCGTCCCCGTCCAGGTTGACGGCGAAGCTTGGCTCCAACCTCCCGGTCTCATCCGCATCGTCCACAAGAACCGCATGCAAATGCTCTGTCGCAACCGG GCTCTGGAACGATCGTTGGAGGCGTGGCAAGAGAAACAACAGCGATATCAGTTGGTTGCTGGCCATAAAATGTTACACGGTACGTCGCTTAGCGACGATGAAAATCACGTGCTCATTACGTTCCTGGAAGCTACGACGGCTCTAGTCAG GTACGTTCGGTTGCTGGCCATCAGCCAACCGGATTTGGATCAAGAGCTGTACAGCCTGGCTACCCAAGCGTCCACCATGCTCGACAAGATGCATCCGGGAGGCAAAATCATCGAAGGA CCGAGTTTACGTCTTCATCTGACCGACTTGGTCAACATCGTCCGCCAACTTCACCTGGAAACGGATCATTTCTTGAAAGAGAGGGCTGCCCTCTAC AACTTGCGGCCGAACCAGGAGAAGAAATTATCGTCGTCACTATCGCACGTGGTCTGCGAGCTGCGCAAATGCACCGACATCAACGGCCTTGTGCACTTTATCACGTCCGAAGAA aTGTCGGAAAAGAAATCCCGTGCCGTCAAATctagtggtggtggtggtggtggtggagcCGGAAGTAATagtggaggtggtggtggtggtagtAATAGTAGTGGTGGAGGTAGTAGCTTATTCCGATTGAAATTCCGCCGACCGGCCGAATCGCGTTCCCGTTCGACCAGCCAAGGACATCGCCACAACGAAATGGGATCGTCCGATAGCGCAGTCAACGCTAGCGAGGTCGGCACTGGGGGGCGTCCGACCAACACGTCGTCATCGTCCGTCGACCTCAGCCTCAACGTCCACCTTTGGGGCAACGACGAAGTGGCCGTCTGGCTGGAATCGCTCCAGCTGGAAGAGTACCGCGACGATTTCATCCGGCACGACATCCGCGGCTCCGAGTTGCTCACCTTGGAGCGACGCGACCTCAAAGAGCTGGGCATCCACAAAGTCGGGCACATCAAGCGCATCCAGCAGGCCATCCTGGAAATCAAGGAGAATGCTCGTCTATCTCATCAGTCCTCTTAA